From a region of the Constantimarinum furrinae genome:
- a CDS encoding ABC transporter ATPase: MLTDFKNLPSESRIWIYQANRKLSDGEVEQIASKTKAFLEKWTAHGTDLEAGFEIKYQRFIVIGLNQSNASASGCSIDASVHFIQSLEKEFEVDLLDKMNVTYYNGDYIAHKPLNDFKKMVKNRSVSQNTVVFNNLVNTKAEYLEDWEVPLKDSWHGRFLA, from the coding sequence ATGCTCACAGATTTTAAGAATTTACCAAGCGAATCAAGAATATGGATCTATCAGGCTAATCGAAAACTTTCTGATGGGGAAGTTGAACAGATAGCCAGTAAAACCAAAGCTTTTTTAGAAAAGTGGACGGCCCATGGTACCGACCTGGAAGCCGGATTCGAAATAAAATACCAGCGATTTATTGTAATCGGTCTTAATCAGTCTAATGCTTCTGCTTCAGGGTGCAGTATTGATGCTTCAGTACATTTTATTCAATCGTTAGAAAAGGAATTCGAGGTAGATCTGCTCGATAAAATGAATGTCACTTATTACAACGGTGACTACATTGCACACAAACCGCTTAACGATTTTAAAAAGATGGTTAAAAACCGGTCGGTATCCCAAAATACGGTGGTTTTCAACAATTTGGTAAATACCAAAGCCGAATATCTTGAAGACTGGGAAGTGCCTTTAAAAGACAGTTGGCACGGAAGATTTTTAGCATAG
- a CDS encoding (Fe-S)-binding protein — protein sequence MSETIKVPTMAEYLAEGKQPEVLFWVGCAGSFDDRAKKITKAFVKLLHKAKIDFAVLGTEESCTGDPAKRAGNEFLFQMQAMGNIEVLNAYEVKKIVTACPHCFNTIKNEYPELGGNYEVVHHTQFLKSLLNEGRLKVEGGKFKGKRITFHDPCYLGRANNEYEAPRELLQKLEVELVEMKRCKSRGLCCGAGGAQMFKEPEPGNKDVNIERTEEAIETKPSIIAAACPFCNTMMTDGVKGKEKEGEIKVMDVAEMIATAADL from the coding sequence ATGAGCGAAACGATAAAAGTCCCAACAATGGCCGAGTATCTGGCCGAAGGCAAACAACCGGAAGTCTTGTTCTGGGTAGGGTGTGCCGGTAGTTTCGACGACCGGGCAAAAAAGATCACCAAAGCCTTTGTTAAGCTATTACACAAGGCTAAAATTGACTTTGCCGTTCTGGGAACCGAGGAAAGTTGTACGGGTGATCCCGCCAAACGTGCCGGAAATGAATTTTTGTTCCAAATGCAGGCGATGGGGAACATTGAAGTACTCAATGCTTATGAAGTAAAAAAAATAGTCACTGCTTGTCCGCATTGCTTTAATACCATTAAGAATGAATATCCCGAATTAGGTGGCAATTACGAGGTGGTTCATCATACTCAGTTTCTCAAATCCTTACTCAACGAAGGAAGATTGAAGGTTGAAGGAGGAAAATTTAAAGGGAAACGGATCACTTTTCACGATCCCTGCTATTTGGGAAGAGCAAATAATGAATATGAAGCTCCTAGGGAATTACTTCAAAAACTGGAAGTAGAACTGGTCGAGATGAAGCGTTGCAAATCACGCGGACTCTGCTGTGGAGCCGGAGGTGCCCAAATGTTTAAAGAACCCGAACCCGGCAATAAGGATGTAAATATTGAGCGCACCGAAGAAGCCATAGAAACCAAACCATCTATTATTGCGGCGGCATGCCCGTTTTGCAATACCATGATGACCGATGGTGTTAAAGGAAAAGAAAAGGAAGGCGAAATTAAAGTAATGGATGTAGCCGAAATGATCGCCACTGCAGCCGATTTATAA
- a CDS encoding LNS2 domain-containing protein translates to MEKQNINNLLRETAVNGEHVSPVLPENVKNYLIDIDGTITDDVPNEEPERMATCEPFPDALKTLNKWYDQGHIICFFTSRTEEHRQVTETWLKKHGFKYHSLLMGKPRGGNYHWVDNHMVKATRYNGKFTDLVKKEVTIQVFED, encoded by the coding sequence ATGGAGAAGCAAAATATAAATAATTTATTGCGGGAAACCGCAGTAAACGGGGAACACGTAAGTCCTGTATTGCCCGAGAATGTTAAGAACTACCTGATCGATATAGATGGGACTATCACCGATGATGTGCCCAATGAAGAACCGGAACGAATGGCCACCTGTGAGCCGTTTCCCGATGCTCTGAAAACCCTGAACAAATGGTATGATCAAGGACACATAATATGTTTCTTCACCTCCAGAACAGAGGAACACCGGCAAGTCACGGAAACCTGGTTAAAAAAGCATGGCTTTAAATATCATTCGTTACTCATGGGTAAACCTCGGGGAGGAAATTATCATTGGGTGGACAATCACATGGTAAAGGCCACACGCTACAACGGGAAATTCACAGATCTGGTGAAGAAAGAAGTGACTATTCAGGTGTTTGAAGATTAA
- a CDS encoding (Fe-S)-binding protein: MQYLPNILFLIVLIAGISYFTLNIRKVIRNIKLGQKVDASDQKGERWGNVFRIALGQSKMVVRPMAGLLHIIVYVGFIVINIEVLEIIIDGIFGTHRVFAGAGVIYDYLIATFEILAALVLIGVILFWTRRNIQKIKRFWAQEMTGWPKNDANFILYFEMVLMILFLTMNAADLQLQKIGAAHYVEAGMFPVSSLFSPLFESFSEGTLIIIERTAWWLHIIGILIFLNYLYFSKHLHIILAFPNVYLGKVVPKGKFKNLESVTNEVKLMMDPNADPFAAPAEGAEAPAKFGASDVTDLNQIQLLNAYTCTECGRCTSECPANITGKKLSPRKIMMDTRDRLEEIGKNIDKNGEFKSDGKQLLDDYITREELWACTTCNACVEACPVSIDPLSIIMDMRQYLVMEQSAAPMELNGAMTNIENNGAPWPYNQMDRLNWKNEQ, encoded by the coding sequence TTCCAAATATTCTATTCTTAATCGTCCTCATTGCAGGCATTTCGTATTTTACCTTAAATATTCGCAAGGTTATTCGAAATATTAAACTGGGGCAAAAAGTAGATGCTTCAGATCAAAAAGGGGAGCGCTGGGGAAATGTATTCCGCATTGCGCTTGGACAATCAAAGATGGTTGTTCGCCCCATGGCGGGACTTTTGCATATTATTGTATATGTTGGTTTTATAGTGATCAATATAGAAGTACTTGAGATCATTATTGATGGAATTTTCGGAACACATCGTGTTTTTGCAGGTGCCGGAGTGATTTACGATTACCTTATTGCCACCTTTGAGATCCTTGCGGCCCTTGTTTTAATTGGAGTCATTCTTTTCTGGACACGTAGGAATATTCAGAAAATTAAGCGCTTCTGGGCACAGGAAATGACCGGTTGGCCAAAGAATGATGCCAATTTCATTCTCTATTTTGAAATGGTCCTAATGATCCTGTTCCTTACGATGAATGCTGCCGATCTTCAATTGCAAAAAATAGGAGCCGCCCATTATGTTGAGGCCGGAATGTTTCCTGTAAGTTCACTGTTTAGTCCGTTATTCGAATCCTTTTCTGAAGGTACCTTGATCATTATCGAACGCACAGCTTGGTGGCTGCATATTATTGGGATACTTATTTTTCTGAATTATCTCTATTTCTCTAAACATCTCCATATTATACTTGCATTTCCCAATGTTTACCTCGGAAAAGTGGTTCCGAAAGGAAAATTTAAGAATCTCGAATCGGTGACAAATGAGGTGAAATTGATGATGGATCCCAATGCCGATCCTTTTGCGGCGCCGGCTGAAGGTGCCGAAGCTCCGGCGAAGTTCGGTGCAAGCGATGTTACAGATCTAAATCAGATACAACTACTTAACGCCTATACCTGTACCGAATGTGGACGTTGTACCAGTGAGTGCCCTGCTAATATTACGGGTAAAAAACTATCACCCCGAAAGATCATGATGGACACCCGTGATCGATTGGAGGAAATTGGAAAGAATATTGATAAGAACGGCGAATTCAAGTCTGATGGAAAACAATTACTGGACGATTATATCACTAGAGAAGAATTGTGGGCATGTACTACCTGCAATGCGTGTGTCGAGGCCTGTCCTGTAAGTATTGATCCACTTTCTATCATAATGGATATGCGTCAGTATCTTGTAATGGAACAGTCTGCGGCGCCTATGGAACTTAATGGCGCTATGACAAATATTGAAAATAACGGTGCCCCTTGGCCTTACAACCAGATGGACCGGCTTAACTGGAAAAATGAACAATGA